A genomic window from Martelella lutilitoris includes:
- a CDS encoding response regulator transcription factor — MLNETIDTERIYALWDELSDFEASRMPEARVHLLSVVCDMIDARQADWIGAVRLVDNIHRDPLFGWRPRSLSALYPDAETERTIQEAFALMEKGEPDITTIRNAELAGQFRVFMLDELATPEWFESYSYKTFYRGLDRLDSIWVGIPINADAEIQIGFHRALSQPRFSERDRRIVTHALRGIRWFYRLQMLSEGIGVASEPLTPMESKVLRDLLQGLSERQIAENNGQSPHTVHDHVKRIYRKYGVSSRAALMALWLGQPIPP, encoded by the coding sequence ACCGAACGGATTTATGCGCTCTGGGACGAGCTTTCGGATTTCGAGGCGTCGCGCATGCCTGAGGCGCGCGTGCATCTGCTGTCCGTCGTCTGCGATATGATCGACGCGCGACAGGCCGACTGGATCGGCGCCGTCAGGCTTGTCGACAACATCCATCGCGATCCGCTTTTCGGCTGGCGCCCGCGCAGCCTCTCGGCCCTTTATCCCGACGCGGAAACCGAACGGACCATCCAGGAAGCCTTTGCCCTGATGGAGAAGGGCGAACCCGACATCACCACGATCCGCAATGCCGAGCTTGCCGGACAATTCCGGGTTTTCATGCTGGACGAACTTGCAACGCCCGAATGGTTTGAAAGCTATTCCTACAAGACCTTCTATCGCGGGCTGGACCGGCTGGATTCGATCTGGGTCGGCATTCCCATCAATGCCGACGCCGAGATCCAGATCGGCTTTCACCGCGCGCTCTCGCAACCGCGATTTTCGGAGCGTGATCGGCGGATTGTGACGCACGCCTTGCGCGGCATCCGCTGGTTCTATCGCCTGCAGATGCTGTCGGAAGGGATCGGCGTCGCATCCGAACCCTTGACGCCGATGGAGAGCAAGGTGCTGCGCGACCTGCTGCAGGGGCTTTCGGAACGCCAGATTGCCGAAAATAACGGCCAGAGCCCTCATACCGTCCATGATCATGTCAAGCGGATCTACCGCAAATACGGCGTTTCCAGCCGCGCCGCGCTGATGGCGCTCTGGCTGGGTCAGCCCATCCCCCCCTGA
- a CDS encoding ShlB/FhaC/HecB family hemolysin secretion/activation protein, with product MTVTHLKLLALLEEEKAEVSLLDTSRKNGPPARPASSWWGFLACGPLAIVGLFAHADTALAQTAERIEQTVAGQTTILERFTPPQRIGTVDIKVQDQRKRTPEKDAAQVRFTLNSLTVEGAETLSDAAFSDLWQGMTGKVITLADLYRIAAEIDARYLSAGYLAMTVVPVQDFSSGKITLRVYESYVETLEVNSTIPDIRERLAPYIDRIIAMRPIRIKEAERILLLMSDLGGLDIEGTLIRPETPQGGGTLRLDIGFDRASAAAGLDNLGTDEVGPLELSGNVTVNDMLGLFDTLSLVGVTIPDTPQEMIFLQASQDIPIGFNGLSAGYDLSYITQKPGGDLKADDIHIESVIGTARLDYPFIRTIDQSLFGRIEVNLRNDRVDVMGARAAREQTRWAAMSLTYDRQSGPTAFLTTAEFGQGLGQETALPEVPEDYRFARLNFDIAHDLGADTAIRLRSAGQYSPTPLPAAAQFSLGGDPYGWAFDGGTLSGASGAAAALELSHDIETGWSALPGLTWTTFADYGVVWNEDASADYARDALGSVGVGVSGMLAEKMSFQLIAAVPWYSPDDGEDEGLRVFFRLGLPL from the coding sequence TTGACGGTAACGCACCTGAAATTGCTTGCACTGCTCGAAGAGGAAAAGGCTGAGGTCAGCCTTCTGGATACATCGCGCAAAAACGGTCCTCCCGCGCGCCCGGCTTCGTCATGGTGGGGGTTTCTCGCCTGTGGTCCGCTGGCGATCGTCGGCCTCTTCGCGCATGCCGACACGGCGCTCGCGCAAACCGCGGAGCGGATCGAGCAGACGGTGGCCGGCCAGACGACCATTCTCGAGCGCTTCACCCCGCCGCAGCGTATCGGCACGGTCGATATCAAGGTCCAGGACCAGCGCAAGCGCACCCCCGAAAAGGATGCCGCCCAGGTACGCTTCACGCTGAATTCCCTGACGGTCGAGGGCGCGGAGACGCTTTCCGACGCAGCATTTTCCGATCTCTGGCAGGGCATGACGGGCAAGGTCATCACGCTAGCCGATCTCTATCGGATCGCCGCGGAGATCGACGCCCGGTACCTGAGCGCGGGCTATCTCGCCATGACCGTCGTGCCGGTCCAGGATTTTTCCTCCGGCAAGATCACGCTCCGCGTCTATGAAAGCTATGTCGAGACGCTGGAAGTCAACAGCACCATTCCGGACATCCGCGAGCGGCTTGCGCCCTATATCGACCGGATCATCGCGATGCGCCCGATCCGGATCAAGGAGGCCGAGCGCATCCTGCTGCTGATGAGCGACCTCGGCGGGCTCGATATCGAAGGGACGCTGATCCGGCCGGAGACCCCGCAAGGCGGCGGAACGTTGCGCCTCGACATCGGTTTCGACCGCGCCTCGGCCGCAGCCGGGCTCGACAATCTCGGGACCGATGAGGTCGGCCCGCTGGAACTCTCCGGCAATGTCACCGTCAACGACATGCTGGGGCTTTTCGACACATTGAGCCTCGTCGGCGTCACGATTCCCGACACGCCGCAGGAGATGATTTTTCTTCAGGCATCGCAGGATATCCCGATCGGCTTCAACGGCCTGTCCGCCGGATACGACCTTTCCTACATCACCCAGAAACCCGGAGGCGACCTGAAGGCCGACGATATTCATATCGAGTCCGTGATCGGCACGGCGCGGCTCGACTATCCCTTCATCCGCACCATCGACCAGAGCCTTTTCGGCAGGATCGAGGTCAATCTGCGCAATGACCGCGTCGATGTGATGGGCGCCCGGGCGGCGCGCGAGCAGACCCGCTGGGCGGCCATGTCGCTGACTTACGACCGGCAGAGCGGACCGACGGCATTCCTGACGACGGCCGAGTTCGGCCAGGGGCTGGGACAGGAAACCGCCCTGCCCGAGGTGCCGGAGGATTATCGGTTCGCGCGACTGAACTTCGACATCGCGCATGATCTTGGCGCCGACACCGCCATTCGGCTGCGCAGCGCCGGACAGTATTCCCCAACGCCGCTGCCGGCGGCCGCGCAGTTTTCGCTGGGCGGCGATCCCTATGGCTGGGCGTTTGACGGCGGCACGCTGTCCGGCGCCAGCGGCGCGGCGGCGGCCCTTGAGCTCAGCCACGACATTGAAACCGGCTGGTCGGCGCTTCCGGGCCTGACCTGGACGACGTTTGCGGATTACGGCGTGGTCTGGAACGAAGACGCAAGCGCCGACTATGCGCGCGACGCGCTGGGGTCCGTCGGCGTCGGCGTCAGCGGCATGCTGGCGGAGAAGATGAGTTTTCAGCTGATCGCGGCCGTGCCGTGGTACAGTCCCGACGATGGCGAGGATGAGGGGCTCAGGGTTTTCTTCCGACTGGGCCTGCCGCTCTGA
- a CDS encoding serine hydrolase domain-containing protein, with the protein MSQFRASRRHFLATVSLASASLALLSTPALADMLPPSRTPGVPVPPGQIDAAVAALDGIVEDIKARSGVPGLAVAVVHGGETIYAKGFGTRDANGELPVTPDTVFQLASLSKSLGATAVARQVSRDVVSWDSRMRDLLPWFSLSDAAVSERLTIGDLYSHRSGLSDHAGDELEDLGFDRQTILERLRLQPLSPFRTSYAYTNFGLTAAAEAVAEASGMTWSELTEEALFQPLGMTRTSARFDDFMARENRATPHAKTPDGFQALYQREPDAQSPAGGISSTANDMTKWMKMMLADGGDLIRPDALQPAISPQSFSSRPRSPDERAGFYGYGFGVGTDPSGRVVLSHSGAFILGAGTYFALIPSLDVGIVVLSNAAPVGAVEAIGASFTDMVQTGSVTRDWFSGYERLFVGSYTPLGETAGKPFPRAAAAPPPASYLIGRYSHPYFGTVEVVEDAADRLVLLAGPEPKAFPLMPWDGAMMVFDIENENAPAGSRSAATFSGGPDKAETLEVELFVMNGPARFERI; encoded by the coding sequence ATGTCACAGTTCAGGGCTTCGCGCCGCCATTTCCTAGCAACGGTTTCGCTGGCTTCAGCTTCGCTGGCCTTGCTCTCGACTCCGGCACTTGCCGATATGCTGCCGCCGTCACGCACGCCAGGCGTCCCGGTTCCGCCCGGACAGATCGACGCGGCCGTGGCGGCGCTTGACGGCATCGTCGAAGACATCAAGGCCCGCAGCGGCGTGCCCGGCCTTGCCGTCGCCGTGGTTCACGGCGGCGAGACCATCTATGCAAAGGGCTTCGGCACGCGTGACGCCAATGGCGAATTGCCCGTGACGCCCGATACGGTGTTCCAGCTCGCCTCGCTCTCCAAATCTCTCGGCGCGACGGCCGTCGCCCGCCAGGTCAGCCGCGACGTGGTCTCCTGGGACAGCCGCATGCGGGATCTGCTGCCATGGTTTTCGCTCTCCGATGCGGCGGTGAGCGAAAGGCTGACGATCGGCGACCTCTACAGTCATCGCTCCGGCCTGTCGGACCATGCCGGCGATGAACTGGAAGACCTCGGCTTTGACCGCCAGACCATTCTCGAAAGGCTGCGGCTCCAGCCGCTTTCGCCCTTCCGCACCAGTTACGCCTATACCAATTTCGGCCTGACGGCGGCGGCTGAAGCTGTTGCGGAGGCTTCCGGCATGACGTGGAGCGAGCTTACGGAAGAAGCGCTGTTTCAGCCGCTTGGCATGACGCGCACCAGCGCGCGGTTCGACGATTTCATGGCACGCGAAAACCGGGCGACGCCCCATGCCAAGACTCCGGACGGCTTTCAAGCGCTCTACCAGCGCGAGCCCGATGCCCAGTCACCGGCGGGCGGCATCAGCTCGACGGCCAATGACATGACAAAGTGGATGAAGATGATGCTTGCCGATGGCGGCGACCTCATCCGCCCCGATGCCCTGCAGCCGGCGATCAGCCCGCAGAGCTTTTCCAGCAGGCCGCGCAGCCCGGATGAACGCGCGGGCTTTTACGGCTATGGCTTCGGCGTTGGCACCGACCCGAGCGGCCGCGTGGTGCTCAGCCATTCGGGCGCCTTCATCCTGGGGGCCGGCACCTATTTCGCGCTGATTCCTTCGCTCGATGTCGGGATCGTGGTTCTGTCGAACGCCGCTCCGGTGGGCGCGGTCGAGGCGATCGGCGCGAGCTTCACCGACATGGTTCAGACCGGCAGCGTGACGCGCGACTGGTTCTCGGGCTATGAGCGGCTGTTTGTCGGTTCCTACACGCCGCTCGGCGAGACCGCCGGCAAGCCGTTTCCCCGGGCGGCCGCGGCGCCGCCGCCCGCCAGCTATCTGATCGGCCGCTACAGCCATCCCTATTTCGGAACCGTGGAGGTGGTCGAGGACGCGGCCGACCGCCTGGTCTTGCTGGCCGGACCCGAGCCGAAGGCGTTTCCGCTGATGCCGTGGGACGGCGCAATGATGGTGTTCGATATCGAAAATGAGAACGCCCCTGCGGGCTCGCGCTCCGCCGCAACGTTTTCCGGCGGCCCGGACAAGGCGGAAACGCTGGAGGTCGAACTCTTCGTCATGAACGGACCGGCTCGGTTCGAACGGATATAG
- a CDS encoding alpha/beta hydrolase family protein yields the protein MRLRAVLTFALVLTAAAGFLLWRLADHDLDRRNSERFDFVSAGAPVSGTLWLPDETPRAAVVLVHGDGAQDRTSEGGYAPLINAMLDRGIAVASWDKPGVGSSAGNWLQQTMEERADETRIALQLLARRFDGLVHGAVGFSQAGWVLPQLSSNDADFVVLVGAAVSWQDQGDYYTRTRLAREGLDPPAVDLAIAEQKLEDARIFGPEAASAPAGMPADRWQFIRINRYADARAALARLDLPLLAIWGANDLNVEPERNAAIFGEFVSGRNSHSEIIIWPGATHGLLKSSAYNWQLADDWSRFAIMRFVLEGRHAFAPGALDTITEWILARGKFGASVRQPS from the coding sequence TTGAGATTACGCGCGGTTCTGACGTTCGCTCTCGTTTTGACCGCCGCCGCGGGCTTTCTCCTTTGGCGGCTGGCCGATCATGACCTCGACCGGCGCAACAGCGAGCGCTTCGACTTCGTATCCGCGGGCGCGCCCGTGTCGGGCACGCTCTGGCTTCCCGACGAGACGCCAAGGGCAGCCGTCGTCCTCGTCCATGGCGACGGCGCCCAGGATCGCACGTCAGAAGGCGGATACGCTCCGCTGATCAACGCCATGCTCGATCGAGGCATCGCGGTGGCGTCCTGGGACAAGCCTGGCGTCGGTTCGTCTGCAGGTAACTGGCTGCAACAGACCATGGAAGAGCGTGCGGACGAAACGCGCATTGCGCTTCAGCTGCTGGCCCGGCGTTTCGATGGCCTTGTACACGGGGCTGTCGGCTTTTCGCAGGCAGGCTGGGTGCTGCCGCAGCTTTCATCCAACGATGCGGATTTTGTCGTTCTGGTCGGAGCGGCCGTGTCCTGGCAGGATCAGGGGGACTATTACACGCGCACGCGGCTTGCGCGCGAGGGGCTTGATCCGCCGGCGGTCGATCTGGCGATTGCCGAACAGAAGCTGGAAGACGCGCGCATCTTCGGGCCGGAGGCGGCCAGTGCGCCGGCCGGGATGCCCGCGGATCGCTGGCAGTTCATCAGGATCAACCGATACGCCGATGCGCGCGCTGCGCTTGCCCGGCTCGATCTGCCCTTGCTTGCCATCTGGGGCGCAAACGACCTGAATGTCGAGCCTGAGCGCAATGCGGCAATCTTTGGTGAATTCGTTTCCGGGCGGAATAGCCATAGCGAGATCATCATCTGGCCCGGGGCCACGCATGGCCTTTTGAAATCATCCGCCTACAACTGGCAACTGGCCGATGACTGGTCTCGGTTTGCAATCATGCGCTTTGTCCTTGAGGGCCGTCACGCCTTTGCGCCCGGTGCGCTCGACACGATAACCGAATGGATCCTGGCCAGAGGCAAATTCGGAGCGTCGGTGCGGCAACCATCATGA
- a CDS encoding ABC transporter substrate-binding protein: protein MKKLGLWTIGAVAGALISSAAFAETITVYTSYEEDEAAAFLEKAKEAMPDIDVNLLRLSTGDLAARIIAEKANPQHDVLWGFAVTSMVNPQIEETLEAYEPKGIDTVPAQFRDPDNKWFAVTGYMAAFCVNNERLEAEGLEMPTSWADLTDPSFADEVVMPNPASSGTGYIQIDALLQMMGEDEGWTFLDKLDKNVAQYIKSGSRPCNVASMGEYTVGASYAMRAIKNIEEGYPITMVVPSEGAGNELEGNALVASSEHKDAAKRFLDWTLSPEAATAYYDWKTIVTVPGGDVPERFISAGLPEDVPAALFPVDFRAAAEDRTEIINTWQERYER, encoded by the coding sequence ATGAAGAAACTTGGTTTGTGGACGATCGGTGCGGTGGCCGGCGCGCTGATTTCGAGCGCGGCGTTCGCCGAGACCATCACGGTTTACACGTCCTACGAAGAGGACGAGGCCGCGGCCTTTCTTGAAAAGGCAAAGGAGGCCATGCCCGATATCGACGTCAATCTTCTGAGGCTCTCCACCGGCGATCTCGCCGCCCGCATCATCGCGGAAAAGGCCAATCCCCAGCATGACGTGCTGTGGGGTTTTGCGGTGACCTCGATGGTCAACCCGCAGATCGAGGAGACGCTGGAAGCCTATGAGCCGAAGGGCATCGATACCGTTCCCGCGCAGTTCCGCGACCCCGACAACAAGTGGTTTGCGGTCACCGGTTACATGGCCGCGTTCTGCGTCAACAACGAGCGCCTCGAGGCCGAGGGGCTGGAAATGCCGACCTCCTGGGCCGATCTGACCGACCCGTCCTTTGCCGATGAAGTCGTCATGCCCAACCCGGCAAGCTCGGGCACCGGCTATATCCAGATCGACGCGCTGCTGCAGATGATGGGCGAAGACGAAGGCTGGACCTTCCTCGACAAGCTCGACAAGAATGTCGCGCAGTACATCAAGTCCGGCTCCCGCCCCTGCAACGTCGCCTCGATGGGCGAGTACACCGTCGGCGCCTCCTACGCCATGCGCGCCATCAAGAACATCGAGGAAGGCTACCCGATCACCATGGTCGTGCCGTCCGAAGGCGCTGGCAACGAGCTGGAAGGCAATGCGCTTGTCGCCTCCTCCGAGCATAAGGATGCCGCCAAGCGCTTCCTCGACTGGACGCTCAGCCCCGAAGCGGCCACGGCCTATTATGACTGGAAGACGATCGTGACAGTTCCGGGCGGCGATGTGCCGGAGCGGTTCATTTCCGCCGGCCTGCCCGAGGATGTTCCGGCCGCGCTGTTCCCGGTCGACTTCCGCGCGGCGGCTGAAGACCGAACGGAAATCATCAACACCTGGCAGGAACGCTACGAGCGCTAA
- a CDS encoding ABC transporter ATP-binding protein — MDLSIRNLVKRFDRLTAVDNVTLDVPHGNFVCFLGPSGCGKTTLLRVIAGLEDADEGTIQLGGEDLTAVPTRARNFGVVFQSYSLFPNMSAARNVGYGLECRRWDKARIGSRVDEMLDLVHLGDHRAKLPAQMSGGQQQRIALARALAPDPSLLLLDEPLSALDAKVREELRVEIRSLQQRLKLTTIMVTHDQEEALAMADVVVVMNKGRIEQIGSPRELYAEPKTAFVADFIGRMNILRLDENARMQPSFGGVALHLADSAHAADHITALGVRPEMISLSDADASGDNTLPATVSGVTYLGNITRVEVVTNAEPKAPITVELHGASAVPKVGERLGIVIPAEALRVLA, encoded by the coding sequence ATGGACCTTTCGATCCGCAACCTTGTCAAGCGCTTCGACAGGCTGACAGCAGTCGACAATGTCACGCTCGATGTCCCGCACGGAAACTTCGTCTGTTTTCTGGGACCATCGGGCTGCGGCAAGACCACGCTGCTGCGCGTCATCGCCGGGCTTGAAGACGCGGACGAAGGCACGATCCAGCTCGGCGGCGAGGACTTGACGGCGGTGCCCACCAGGGCGCGCAATTTCGGCGTCGTGTTCCAGTCCTATTCGCTGTTTCCCAATATGAGCGCGGCGCGCAATGTCGGCTATGGGCTTGAATGCCGGCGCTGGGACAAGGCCAGGATCGGCAGCCGCGTCGACGAGATGCTCGACCTCGTGCACCTTGGCGACCATCGCGCCAAGCTGCCGGCGCAGATGTCGGGCGGCCAGCAGCAGCGCATTGCGCTGGCGCGCGCGCTCGCGCCCGATCCGTCGCTGCTTCTGCTCGACGAGCCGCTGTCGGCGCTTGACGCCAAGGTGCGCGAGGAACTGCGCGTGGAAATCCGCAGCCTCCAGCAGCGCCTGAAGCTGACCACGATCATGGTGACTCACGATCAGGAAGAGGCGCTGGCGATGGCGGATGTCGTCGTGGTCATGAACAAGGGACGCATCGAACAGATCGGCTCCCCGCGCGAACTCTATGCCGAGCCGAAAACCGCCTTCGTCGCCGATTTCATCGGCCGCATGAACATCTTGCGGCTGGATGAGAACGCGCGCATGCAGCCGAGCTTCGGCGGCGTCGCGCTTCATCTTGCCGACAGTGCGCACGCGGCGGACCATATCACGGCCCTCGGCGTGCGCCCGGAAATGATTTCCCTGAGCGATGCAGACGCCAGCGGCGACAACACGCTTCCCGCAACCGTCTCCGGCGTCACCTATCTCGGCAATATCACCCGCGTCGAGGTGGTGACGAATGCCGAGCCTAAGGCGCCGATTACCGTCGAGTTGCACGGCGCGAGCGCGGTTCCGAAAGTGGGCGAGCGTCTCGGCATCGTCATCCCGGCCGAAGCCCTGAGGGTGCTCGCATGA
- a CDS encoding ABC transporter permease subunit, translating to MSDAVKTASRPARGIDIADRASVWAMTLFVAALLIIFLLLPLLGILMRSLETPDGLGLGNFIATFSTMRFWELVGDSILVSLTSTAIVVVVAYGYAYALQRAIIPGKWFLRTVILVPLFAPSLVQAQGLILLLGRNGILNRYLDFDLDIYGFWGVAIANALYAFPYAFLILSAALAVADARIYESAEALGAGPLRIFRDVTLPATRYGLAATLFIVFMLAITDFGNPMVIGGDFNVLATEVYNQVIGQAQFGLGAVIGVALLVPAMFAKLIEKRMTARQHALVTEQSRPLTPKPSARRDLFFSLYAYLVAGLVVSVVAIVVFASFVHLWPYNMSFTLRHYRFDVQNGTDPLWNSVFVAFATAIVGIIVTGLGAIVVHKFKTALTGPLSFLAILPAAVPGIVLGLGYILVFNDPHNPLNFLYGTFALIVILEVYYNHAHAFLISSTSLKQIGATFDEASTTLGGTSMTTLRKVTLPLIWPTLLGVGVFYFMRSMVSLSAVIFLVTPSTQLASVSVLQLSDRGAINQAAAFSVCIMGIVVLCLIVVRVLMRLAGVRDVSLIR from the coding sequence ATGAGCGACGCCGTGAAGACCGCAAGCCGCCCCGCGCGCGGCATCGACATTGCCGACCGCGCCAGCGTCTGGGCGATGACGCTGTTCGTCGCAGCGCTCCTGATCATCTTCCTGCTGCTGCCGTTGCTGGGCATTCTGATGCGCAGCCTCGAGACCCCCGACGGTCTCGGCTTGGGCAATTTCATCGCCACCTTCTCGACCATGCGGTTCTGGGAGCTTGTCGGCGACAGCATTCTGGTCTCGCTCACCTCCACGGCAATCGTGGTGGTGGTTGCCTATGGCTATGCCTATGCGCTGCAGCGCGCGATCATCCCCGGCAAATGGTTCCTGCGGACCGTGATCCTGGTGCCGCTGTTCGCGCCGTCGCTGGTTCAGGCGCAGGGACTGATCCTGCTTCTCGGGCGTAACGGCATCCTCAACCGCTATCTCGATTTCGATCTCGATATCTACGGCTTCTGGGGCGTGGCGATCGCCAATGCGCTTTACGCCTTTCCCTACGCCTTCCTGATCCTTTCGGCGGCGCTCGCCGTGGCGGATGCCCGGATCTATGAGAGCGCCGAGGCGCTCGGCGCCGGCCCGCTGCGGATTTTCCGCGACGTCACCCTGCCCGCCACCCGCTACGGGTTGGCGGCCACGCTGTTCATCGTGTTCATGCTGGCAATCACCGATTTCGGTAATCCGATGGTGATCGGCGGCGATTTCAACGTGCTGGCGACGGAAGTCTACAATCAGGTCATCGGTCAGGCCCAGTTCGGCCTCGGCGCGGTCATCGGCGTGGCGCTGCTGGTCCCGGCCATGTTCGCCAAGCTGATCGAAAAGCGGATGACGGCACGTCAGCACGCGTTGGTCACCGAGCAGTCCCGTCCCCTGACGCCAAAACCCTCGGCCCGGCGCGACCTGTTCTTCTCGCTCTATGCCTATCTGGTGGCGGGCCTGGTCGTGTCCGTCGTCGCCATTGTCGTGTTCGCAAGCTTCGTGCATCTGTGGCCATACAATATGAGCTTCACGCTGCGCCACTACCGGTTCGACGTGCAGAACGGCACGGATCCGCTCTGGAACAGCGTGTTCGTCGCTTTCGCGACCGCCATTGTCGGCATCATCGTCACCGGGCTCGGCGCGATTGTCGTGCACAAGTTCAAGACCGCGCTGACCGGTCCGCTGTCGTTTCTGGCGATCCTGCCGGCCGCCGTGCCCGGCATCGTGCTCGGTCTCGGCTATATCCTGGTGTTCAACGACCCCCACAACCCGCTCAATTTCCTCTACGGCACCTTTGCGCTGATCGTCATTCTCGAGGTCTATTACAACCACGCCCACGCCTTCCTGATCTCGTCCACCAGCCTGAAGCAGATCGGCGCGACCTTCGACGAGGCCTCGACGACGCTCGGCGGCACCTCGATGACCACCTTGCGCAAGGTCACCCTGCCGCTCATCTGGCCGACCCTTCTGGGTGTGGGCGTGTTCTATTTCATGCGATCCATGGTCTCGTTGTCGGCGGTGATCTTTCTCGTCACCCCCTCGACCCAGCTTGCCTCCGTTTCGGTGCTGCAATTGTCGGATCGCGGCGCGATCAACCAGGCGGCCGCCTTTTCGGTCTGCATCATGGGGATCGTGGTGCTTTGCCTGATCGTCGTGCGCGTGCTGATGCGGCTCGCCGGCGTCAGAGACGTAAGTCTCATAAGATAA
- a CDS encoding HAD family hydrolase translates to MTASPIKAILFDKDGTLLDYQRTWAPINRAAAELAASGDPALAAHLLSVGGMDAESGLTSSNSLLAAGNTDEIARAWIEAGAPFTVGELTAALDTLFTAAASDAVPVTNLVKLFRNLHQRGFRLGIASSDSQAAIESLVERLSLTPWIDFIAGYDSGYGVKPEPGMLLAFCAAMGVSPAQTAVVGDNPHDMNMAISGGAGLKVGVLTGTGTRDVLQPLCDVCLPGIQTLATEVFENTPASRT, encoded by the coding sequence ATGACGGCCTCCCCCATCAAGGCCATCCTTTTCGACAAGGATGGCACCCTCCTCGATTACCAGCGCACATGGGCGCCCATCAACCGGGCCGCCGCCGAGCTTGCCGCGAGCGGCGATCCGGCGCTTGCCGCGCATCTTCTGAGCGTCGGCGGCATGGACGCCGAAAGCGGACTGACATCGTCAAACAGCCTGCTGGCGGCGGGAAACACCGACGAGATCGCCAGGGCTTGGATCGAGGCCGGCGCGCCTTTCACCGTCGGCGAACTGACCGCCGCGCTCGATACGCTGTTTACAGCCGCGGCCTCCGACGCCGTTCCGGTTACCAATCTGGTCAAGCTGTTTCGCAACCTGCATCAACGCGGCTTCCGGCTCGGCATCGCCAGCAGCGACAGCCAGGCGGCGATCGAAAGTCTTGTGGAGCGGCTGTCGCTGACCCCATGGATCGATTTCATCGCCGGCTATGACAGCGGCTACGGCGTCAAACCGGAACCCGGCATGCTGCTGGCGTTCTGCGCGGCGATGGGCGTCTCCCCGGCGCAGACCGCGGTCGTCGGCGACAATCCCCATGACATGAACATGGCGATCTCCGGCGGGGCGGGCCTCAAGGTCGGCGTTTTGACGGGAACGGGAACGCGCGACGTGTTGCAGCCTCTGTGCGATGTCTGCCTTCCGGGTATCCAGACTCTCGCCACCGAAGTATTCGAAAACACACCGGCTTCGAGGACATGA
- a CDS encoding DeoR/GlpR family DNA-binding transcription regulator, which translates to MERSGEERKKEGRQSSILRLMEKNFYISVEEISDFFTVTTQTARRDILALEKAGRVRRLHGGAVLVGPLEETVYRRRRVDNAEQKQRIGELVADLVPDGASIFIDSGTTCEAIARALSRRNHLRVLTYSLRVATILNENTNFTLAVPGGFVRPIHGGIFQEETPEFIRNFKFDSAIISVSGIDNDGDLCDDDHAESVVATAAMAQSRRTLVAVDSSKFGKRAMVRLGSISDLDTLVTDTMPEGEIRRLLEENDVEIIC; encoded by the coding sequence GTCGTCGATACTGCGATTGATGGAGAAGAACTTCTATATCTCCGTAGAGGAGATTTCCGATTTCTTCACGGTGACCACGCAGACGGCCCGGCGCGACATTCTTGCGCTTGAAAAGGCGGGCCGCGTGCGTCGTCTTCATGGCGGCGCGGTTCTCGTCGGCCCGCTGGAGGAAACTGTCTACCGCCGTCGTCGCGTCGACAATGCGGAGCAGAAGCAGCGCATCGGCGAACTTGTCGCCGATCTTGTGCCCGATGGCGCGTCGATCTTCATCGACTCCGGCACGACCTGCGAGGCGATCGCACGCGCGCTGTCGCGCCGCAATCATCTCAGGGTTCTGACCTACAGCCTCAGGGTGGCGACGATCCTGAACGAGAACACCAATTTCACGCTGGCCGTTCCCGGCGGTTTCGTGCGTCCCATTCATGGCGGCATCTTCCAGGAAGAGACGCCCGAATTCATCCGCAACTTCAAGTTCGATAGTGCGATCATCTCGGTGAGCGGCATCGACAATGACGGCGACCTTTGCGACGACGACCATGCCGAAAGCGTTGTGGCGACGGCGGCGATGGCGCAATCGCGCCGCACGCTTGTGGCCGTCGACAGCAGCAAGTTCGGCAAGCGGGCCATGGTGCGGCTGGGGTCGATATCCGACCTGGACACCCTTGTCACCGACACCATGCCGGAGGGGGAAATCCGTCGCCTTCTGGAGGAAAACGACGTCGAGATCATCTGCTGA